The Papaver somniferum cultivar HN1 chromosome 3, ASM357369v1, whole genome shotgun sequence genome includes a region encoding these proteins:
- the LOC113359396 gene encoding protein NRT1/ PTR FAMILY 5.10-like, translating to MVVAAIVEKKRLQIALDNGLIDMPQATVPMSIWWLVPQYILQDTADIFALIGMQEFFYDQVPNESRSVGLGLYSSILGMGHFLSGFLISIVDKLTSGSGRYSWFSDNLNRAHIDFFYWLLAGLSAFELLTFIYVSKSYIYKR from the coding sequence ATGGTTGTAGCAGCAATAGTCGAGAAGAAAAGGCTTCAAATAGCTTTAGATAATGGATTGATCGACATGCCTCAAGCAACAGTTCCTATGAGTATCTGGTGGTTGGTCCCTCAGTACATACTGCAGGATACTGCTGATATATTCGCTCTAATTGGAATGCAAGAGTTCTTTTATGATCAAGTGCCAAATGAGTCAAGGAGTGTCGGTCTCGgtctttactcgagtatcttgGGTATGGGGCATTTTCTTAGTGGATTCTTAATCTCCATAGTAGATAAGTTAACTAGTGGAAGTGGACGATATAGTTGGTTTTCAGACAACCTCAACCGAGCGCACATCGATTTCTTCTATTGGCTTCTTGCAGGACTGAGTGCATTTGAATTGCTGACATTCATATATGTTTCAAAATCGTATATCTACAAGAGGTAA
- the LOC113356058 gene encoding uncharacterized protein LOC113356058, protein MADTDMETDLNFAFSQQVEEAMTASLIGDEKEIFQNVSYLQTLELLKKLEQENEDRVQWETEINKMKDDLKRLIHDQQVAKEISRIPVQEWERTGDHFQKPFGEGSSSSNDFHNNEPFKLYFKGLFSNERVGDAVVEIAGIGFAVCDPLGNSILDGVKPLIGDWKSGLAPEELELKVEAQALIEGLSAAYSLDIKRIDFYCDYHPLYQYFTMRHLVNQQCIATVVDQVSLLQRNFISCRPFFVARNDVKFAFQLARNAIDSQITKSGECSTSGTMKETCNICLEDISVMQIFTVKGCSHRYCCSCMRQHVEVKLLNGVAPRCPFDGCKSMLNLDNCKQFMTPKLIDMMSKRIKEDSIPVTEKVYCPNPKCSNLMSKTNIPKCVYNQSTNEHLCGKCMKCNGYFCFKCKVPWHNGVTCEAYQAQKASEDDEKLKNLADTKLWRQCKNCNHMIELVWGCYHITCRCGHEFCYTCGAVWINKKATCDCPIWDERNLLHQQGQNQQNLQQNQHN, encoded by the exons ATGGCGGATACAGATATGGAGACGGACCTCAACTTCGCATTCTCACAACAGGTAGAAGAAGCAATGACTGCTTCACTAATTGGTGATGAAAAAGAGATTTTTCAAAACGTAAGTTATCTTCAAACTCTAGAACTTCTTAAAAAGTTAGAACAAGAAAATGAAGACCGAGTGCAATGGGAAACAGAGATCAACAAAATGAAAGATGATCTGAAACGTTTAATACATGATCAACAAGTTGCAAAAGAAATTAGTCGTATTCCTGTGCAAGAGTGGGAGAGAACTGGTgatcactttcagaaaccctttGGCGAAGGTTCTTCCTCATCTAATGATTTTCATAATAATGAACCTTTTAAGTTATACTTCAAGGGTTTGTTCAGTAATGAAAGAGTTGGAGATGCGGTAGTCGAGATTGCTGGTATAGGGTTTGCTGTTTGTGATCCGTTAGGTAATTCTATCTTGGATGGAGTTAAACCATTAATTGGTGATTGGAAATCTGGTCTTGCACCAGAAGAGCTAGAATTGAAAGTGGAAGCCCAGGCTTTGATTGAAGGTTTATCTGCTGCTTATTCATTGGATATTAAGAGGATTGATTTCTATTGCGATTACCACCCGCTTTACCAATAT TTTACAATGAGACATCTAGTGAATCAGCAATGTATTGCGACTGTTGTGGATCAGGTGTCTCTACTGCAGAGGAACTTCATCAGTTGTCGCCCTTTCTTTGTGGCACGGAATGATGTCAAGTTTGCATTTCAACTGGCAAGGAATGCCATAGATTCACAGATTACCAAGTCTGGTGAATGTAGCACTTCTGGGACTATGAAGGAGACCTGTAACATCTGCCTAGAAGATATTTCAGTAATGCAAATTTTTACTGTTAAAGGTTGCTCACATCGCTATTGTTGTTCTTGTATGAGGCAGCATGTGGAAGTCAAGTTACTTAACGGAGTGGCGCCTCGATGTCCTTTCGATGGCTGTAAAAGCATGCTGAATCTTGATAACTGTAAACAATTTATGACCCCAAAGTTGATTGATATGATGAGCAAACGTATAAAGGAGGATTCTATACCTGTGACTGAGAAAGTCTATTGCCCAAACCCAAAGTGCTCTAACCTGATGTCGAAGACCAACATCCCAAAATGTGTTTATAACCAGTCCACTAATGAACATCTTTGTGGAAAATGTATGAAGTGCAATGGATATTTCTGTTTTAAGTGCAAGGTTCCATGGCATAATGGCGTGACCTGCGAAGCTTATCAAGCGCAGAAAGCCTCCGAGGATGATGAAAAGCTGAAGAATCTTGCCGATACAAAGCTCTGGCGCCAATGCAAGAACTGCAAccatatgattgaattggtttgGGGTTGCTACCACATCACTTGCAG GTGCGGTCATGAGTTCTGCTATACCTGTGGAGCAGTGTGGATAAATAAAAAGGCAACATGTGATTGTCCAATTTGGGATGAAAGGAACCTCTTGCACCAACAGGGACAAAACCAACAGAACTTGCAGCAAAACCAACATAACTAG